Proteins from a single region of Phyllopteryx taeniolatus isolate TA_2022b chromosome 10, UOR_Ptae_1.2, whole genome shotgun sequence:
- the LOC133484713 gene encoding protocadherin gamma-A11-like, which translates to MGAAGQRRGLCLCVILVCLEQVAAQIKYSIAEEVKVGTVVGNVARDLGLDVGSLAERRFRIVSGSEGAQFEVNANNGVLFVRKSVDREELCEGVSPCLVRLKLVAENPMEIHHVGVEILDINDNSPTFQEEENIFEIYESALSGKRFQLPIAHDPDGVVNTVRAYKLNTNEYFNIQIRERGDDKIPFLILLKSLDREKHAEHRLVLTAVDGGNPPRSGSLNVTVIVLDSNDNLPIFTQEVYSITLPENVKLGTSVIKVEATDQDEGLNGEVEYYFRGELDSEIYEMFSLDKNTGEIRVKGQIDFEKVDVYKLDVHATDKGQPPSTTDCRVIIKIVDENDNRPEIDVTSLSKTVAEDSKPGTVVSLISITDKDVGLNGKVICSLSQNVPFELKPSFQDNMYSLVLKDRLDREFVSDYDITITATDCGQPPLSTFQILHVDVSDVNDNIPTFSHDPIQLYLPENNVPGNSIFSVTAFDKDLNENAALTYHIKRGQGSQVDMSTFLSINPENGDISALKSFDFETLKSFQFQVSATDGGSPPLSGNVTVKVFILDQNDNAPVILYPLSSNGSARGAEEIPRNAKAGDSVTKVRAYDADTGYNGWLLFSLRPLGERALFSLDRYTGQIRTLRPFTETDEAEHRLLVLVKDNGDVSLSATATVTVKLAEPKEALAASDHAGSAAEEDEREDRVTFYLALTLGSVSLLLVISVVVLIAMRCSKSSEYTSKYLQDAHYDGTLCHSIQYRSGDKRYMLVGPRMSVASAGAPGSHAGTLVLPDARRAAAGEVRQKKNCFTIFSDVSCILSAELHVNTGQLAKCR; encoded by the coding sequence ATGGGAGCAGCAGGACAAAGGCGAGGACTCTGTCTCTGCGTCATATTGGTTTGTTTGGAGCAGGTTGCAGCACAGATCAAATATTCCATCGCGGAGGAAGTCAAAGTGGGAACCGTGGTGGGAAACGTGGCCAGGGATCTGGGACTGGACGTGGGCTCGTTGGCGGAGAGACGTTTTCGCATTGTTTCGGGCTCAGAGGGGGCTCAGTTTGAGGTAAATGCAAACAATGGCGTTCTCTTTGTGCGGAAAAGCGTCGACCGAGAGGAGCTCTGTGAGGGCGTCTCGCCGTGTTTAGTGAGGCTGAAATTAGTCGCAGAGAATCCCATGGAAATACATCATGTGGGCGTAGAAATTTTGGATATTAATGACAATTCGCCCACTTTTCAAGAggaagagaatatttttgaaatatatgaGTCCGCTCTTTCTGGAAAACGCTTCCAATTACCAATCGCACATGATCCAGATGGTGTTGTCAATACGGTGCGTGCGTACAAATTAAACACgaatgaatattttaatatacaaaTTCGAGAGCGAGGCGATGATAAGATAccctttttaattttactaAAGTCTCTGGACAGAGAAAAACATGCTGAGCACAGACTTGTTCTCACTGCAGTTGACGGTGGAAATCCACCAAGATCTGGAAGTCTTAATGTCACCGTTATTGTGCTTGACTCTAATGATAACCTTCCAATATTCACACAAGAAGTATATTCCATCACTTTAcctgaaaatgtcaaattgggCACAAGCGTTATCAAGGTGGAAGCAACTGACCAGGACGAAGGTTTAAACGGCGAAGTTGAATATTATTTTCGTGGAGAACTTGACTCTGAAATCTATGAAATGTTTAGTTTGGATAAAAACACGGGTGAAATAAGAGTCAAAGGCCAAATTGATTTTGAGAAGGTTGACGTTTACAAATTAGACGTCCATGCTACCGATAAAGGACAACCTCCTTCGACAACCGATTGCAGGGTGATCATTAAAATCGTTGACGAAAATGACAACCGGCCCGAAATCGACGTAACTTCTTTGTCAAAAACCGTAGCGGAAGATTCCAAACCTGGGACTGTCGTTTCTCTTATAAGCATCACAGACAAAGACGTCGGACTGAACGGCAAAGTCATATGTAGTCTTTCACAAAATGTCCCATTCGAACTAAAACCTTCCTTTCAGGATAACATGTACTCGTTGGTTCTGAAAGACAGACTGGATCGAGAATTCGTGTCGGATTATGACATCACAATCACAGCGACAGACTGCGGTCAACCTCCTCTGTCCACTTTTCAAATTCTGCACGTGGACGTGTCAGACGTTAACGATAATATTCCAACATTCTCGCACGATCCAATCCAACTTTATTTGCCGGAAAATAACGTGCCGGGGAACTCCATCTTTTCCGTCACCGCATTCGATAAAGACCTGAATGAAAACGCAGCGCTGACGTATCACATTAAGAGAGGACAAGGAAGTCAAGTGgacatgtcaacatttttaagCATCAACCCTGAGAACGGCGACATATCGGCGCTGAAGAGTTTTGACTTTGAGACGCTGAAAAGCTTCCAGTTCCAGGTGTCGGCCACCGACGGCGGAAGTCCTCCGCTGAGCGGCAACGTGACGGTCAAGGTGTTCATTCTGGATCAGAACGACAACGCTCCGGTCATCCTGTATCCGCTCAGCTCCAACGGTTCCGCCCGAGGCGCGGAGGAGATTCCCCGCAATGCCAAAGCGGGAGACTCGGTGACTAAAGTCCGAGCCTACGACGCCGATACGGGATATAACGGCTGGCTACTCTTTTCGCTGCGGCCGCTCGGCGAGCGCGCTCTCTTTTCTTTGGACCGCTATACGGGCCAGATCAGAACACTTCGCCCGTTCACGGAGACGGACGAGGCCGAGCATCGACTGCTCGTACTGGTCAAAGACAACGGCGACGTTTCGCTCTCGGCGACGGCTACCGTGACCGTCAAACTGGCGGAGCCCAAAGAGGCTTTGGCGGCTTCCGACCATGCGGGAAGCGCGGCCGAAGAGGACGAGCGCGAGGACCGGGTGACTTTTTATCTGGCGCTGACTTTGGGCTCGGTCTCTCTGCTTTTGGTCATCAGCGTGGTGGTGCTGATCGCCATGCGCTGCTCCAAATCCTCAGAGTACACTTCCAAATATCTACAAGACGCTCATTATGACGGCACGCTGTGTCACAGCATCCAGTACAGATCGGGAGACAAACGCTACATGTTAGTCGGACCCAGGATGAGTGTTGCTTCCGCCGGCGCCCCGGGCAGCCACGCCGGCACGCTGGTTCTGCCCGACGCCAGACGTGCGGCCGCAGGGGAggtaagacagaaaaaaaactgttttacgATATTCTCTGATGTTTCTTGTATTTTATCGGCAGAGCTTCACGTAAACACTGGCCAATTAGCCAAATGCCGGTGA
- the LOC133485247 gene encoding protocadherin alpha-8-like codes for MGAAGQRRGLCLCVILVCLEQVAAQIKYSIAEEVKVGTVVGNVARDLGLDVGSLAERRFRIVSGSEGAQFEVNANNGVLFVRKSVDREELCEGVSPCLVRLKLVAENPMEIHHVGVEILDINDNSPTFQEVENIFEIPETTLPGKRFQLPIAHDPDGVVNTVRAYKLNTNEYFNLQIREIGDDKIPFLVIQKSLDREKHAEHRLVLTAVDGGNPPKSGSLNVTVIVLDANDNHPTFKQELHSITLSENVKLGTSVIKVEATDPDEGLNGEVEYYFRGELDSEIYEMFSLDKNTGEIRVKGQIDFEKVDVYKLDVHATDKGQPPSTTHCRVIIKIVDENDNRPEIEVTSLSKTVAEDSKPGTVVSLISITDKDVGLNGKVICSLSQNVPFELKPSFQDNIYSLVLKDRLDRELVSDYDITITATDCGQPPLSTFQILHVDVSDVNDNIPTFSHDPIQLYLPENNVPGNSIFSVTAFDKDLNENAALTYHIKRGQGSQVDMSTFLSINPENGDISALKSFDFETLKSFQFQVSATDGGSPPLSGNVTVKVFILDQNDNAPVILYPLSSNGSARGAEEIPRNAKAGDSVTKVRAYDADTGYNGWLLFSLRPLGERALFSLDRYTGQIRTLRPFTETDEAEHRLLVLVKDNGDVSLSATATVTVKLAEPKEAFAASDHAGSAAEEDEREDRVTFYLALTLGSVSLLLVISVVVLIAMRCSKSSEYTSKYLQDAHYDGTLCHSIQYRSGDKRYMLVGPRMSVASTVAPGSHANTLVLPDARRAAAGEVRQKKNCFTIFSDVSCMFSAELHVNTGQLAKCR; via the coding sequence ATGGGAGCAGCAGGACAAAGGCGAGGACTCTGTCTCTGCGTCATATTGGTTTGTTTGGAGCAGGTTGCAGCACAGATCAAATATTCCATCGCGGAGGAAGTCAAAGTGGGAACCGTGGTGGGAAACGTGGCCAGGGATCTGGGACTGGACGTGGGCTCGTTGGCGGAGAGACGTTTTCGCATTGTTTCAGGTTCGGAGGGTGCTCAGTTTGAGGTAAATGCAAACAATGGCGTTCTCTTTGTGCGGAAAAGCGTCGACCGAGAGGAGCTCTGTGAGGGCGTCTCGCCGTGTTTAGTGAGGCTGAAATTAGTCGCAGAGAATCCCATGGAAATACATCACGTGGGTGTAGAAATTTTGGATATAAATGACAATTCGCCCACTTTTCAAGAggtagagaatatttttgaaatccCAGAGACCACTCTGCCTGGAAAACGCTTCCAATTACCAATCGCACATGATCCAGATGGTGTTGTCAATACGGTGCGTGCGTACAAATTGAACactaatgaatattttaatttacaaattCGAGAGATAGGAGATGACAAGATACCCTTTTTAGTCATACAAAAGTCTCTAGACCGAGAAAAACACGCTGAGCACAGACTTGTTCTCACTGCAGTTGACGGTGGAAATCCACCAAAATCTGGAAGTCTTAATGTCACCGTTATCGTGCTTGACGCAAATGATAACCACCCGACATTTAAACAAGAGTTGCATTCCATCACTTTAtctgaaaatgtcaaattgggCACAAGCGTTATCAAGGTGGAAGCAACTGACCCGGACGAAGGATTAAACGGGGAAGTTGAATATTATTTTCGTGGAGAACTTGACTCTGAAATCTATGAAATGTTTAGTTTGGATAAAAACACGGGTGAAATAAGAGTCAAAGGCCAAATTGATTTTGAGAAGGTTGACGTTTACAAATTAGACGTACATGCTACAGACAAAGGACAACCTCCTTCGACAACCCATTGCAGGGTGATCATTAAAATCGTTGACGAAAATGACAACCGGCCCGAAATCGAGGTGACTTCTTTGTCAAAAACCGTAGCGGAAGATTCCAAACCTGGGACTGTCGTTTCTCTAATAAGCATCACAGACAAAGACGTCGGACTGAACGGCAAAGTCATATGTAGTCTTTCACAAAATGTCCCATTCGAACTAAAACCTTCCTTTCAGGATAACATATACTCGTTGGTTCTGAAAGACAGACTGGATCGAGAATTAGTGTCGGATTATGACATCACAATCACAGCGACAGACTGCGGTCAACCTCCTCTGTCCACTTTTCAAATTCTGCACGTGGACGTGTCAGACGTTAACGATAATATTCCAACATTCTCGCACGATCCAATCCAACTTTATTTGCCGGAAAATAACGTGCCAGGGAACTCAATTTTTTCCGTCACCGCATTCGATAAAGACCTGAATGAAAACGCAGCGCTGACGTATCACATTAAGAGAGGACAAGGAAGTCAAGTGgacatgtcaacatttttaagCATCAACCCTGAGAACGGCGACATATCGGCGCTGAAGAGTTTTGACTTTGAGACGCTGAAAAGCTTCCAGTTCCAGGTGTCGGCCACCGACGGCGGAAGTCCTCCGCTGAGCGGCAACGTGACAGTGAAGGTGTTCATTCTGGATCAGAACGACAACGCTCCGGTCATCCTGTATCCGCTCAGCTCCAACGGTTCCGCCCGAGGCGCGGAGGAGATTCCCCGCAATGCCAAAGCGGGAGACTCGGTGACTAAAGTCCGAGCCTACGACGCCGATACGGGATATAACGGCTGGTTGCTGTTTTCGCTGCGGCCACTCGGCGAGCGCGCTCTCTTTTCATTGGACCGCTATACGGGCCAGATCAGAACACTTCGCCCGTTCACGGAGACGGACGAGGCCGAGCATCGACTGCTCGTACTGGTCAAAGACAACGGCGACGTTTCGCTCTCGGCGACGGCTACCGTGACCGTCAAACTGGCGGAGCCCAAAGAGGCTTTCGCGGCTTCCGACCACGCGGGAAGCGCGGCCGAAGAGGACGAGCGCGAGGACCGGGTGACCTTTTATCTGGCGCTGACTTTGGGCTCGGTCTCGCTGCTTTTGGTCATCAGCGTGGTGGTGCTGATCGCCATGCGCTGCTCCAAATCCTCAGAGTACACTTCCAAATATCTACAAGACGCTCATTATGACGGCACGCTGTGTCACAGCATCCAGTACAGATCGGGAGACAAACGCTACATGTTAGTTGGACCCAGAATGAGTGTTGCTTCCACCGTCGCCCCGGGCAGCCACGCCAACACGCTAGTTCTACCCGACGCCAGACGCGCGGCCGCAGGGGAggtaagacagaaaaaaaactgttttactaTCTTCTCTGATGTTTCTTGTATGTTTTCGGCAGAGCTTCACGTAAACACTGGCCAATTAGCCAAATGCCGGTGA
- the LOC133484589 gene encoding protocadherin alpha-8-like isoform X18 — MGAAGQRRGLCLCVILVCLEQVAAQIKYSIAEEVKVGTVVGNVARDLGLDVGSLAERRFRIVSGSEGAQFEVNANNGILFVRKSVDREELCEGVSPCLVRLKLVAENPMEIHHVGVEILDINDNSPTFQEEGNIFEISESITAGKRFQLPIAHDPDVVVNTVRAYKLNTNEYFNIQIRERGDDKIPFLVIQKSLDREKHAEHRLVLTAVDGGNPPRSGSLNVTVIVLDSNDNAPQFMQEVYSITLSENVKLGTSVIKVEATDQDEGLNGEVEYYFRGELASEIYEMFSLDKNTGEIKVKGQIDFEKVDVYKLDVHATDKGQPPLTTDCRVIIKIVDENDNRPEIEVTTLSKTVAEDSKPGTVVSLISITDKDVGLNGKVICSLSQNVPFELKPSFQDNMYSLVLKDRLDREFVSDYDITITATDCGQPPLSTFQILHVDVSDVNDNIPTFSHDPIQLYLPENNVPGNSIFSVTAFDKDLNENAALTYHIKRGQGSQVDMSTFLSINPENGDISALKSFDFETLKSFQFQVSATDGGSPPLSGNVTVKVFILDQNDNAPVILYPLSSNGSARGAEEIPRNAKAGDSVTKVRAYDADTGYNGWLLFSLRPLGERALFSLDRYTGQIRTLRPFTETDEAEHRLLVLVKDNGDVSLSATATVTVKLAEPKEAFAASDHAGNAAEADEREDRVTFYLALTLGSVSLLLVISVVVLIAMRCSKSAEYTSKYLQDAHYDGTLCHSIQYRSGDKRYMLVGPRMSVASTVAPGSHANTLVLPDARRAAAGEPKFPNSDWRYSASLRAGGVMQSPYGGVLGDAGSPGRSGSELAHGIKRC, encoded by the coding sequence ATGGGAGCAGCAGGACAAAGGCGAGGACTCTGTCTCTGCGTCATATTGGTTTGTTTGGAGCAGGTTGCAGCACAGATCAAATATTCCATCGCGGAGGAAGTCAAAGTGGGAACCGTGGTGGGAAACGTGGCCAGGGATCTGGGACTGGACGTGGGCTCGTTGGCGGAGAGACGTTTTCGCATTGTTTCAGGCTCAGAGGGGGCTCAGTTTGAGGTAAATGCAAACAATGGCATTCTCTTTGTGCGGAAAAGCGTCGACCGAGAGGAGCTCTGTGAGGGCGTCTCGCCGTGTTTAGTGAGGCTGAAATTAGTCGCAGAGAATCCCATGGAAATACATCATGTGGGTGTAGAAATTTTGGATATAAATGACAATTCGCCCACCTTTCAAGAGGAAgggaatatttttgaaatatctGAATCCATAACTGCTGGAAAACGCTTCCAATTACCAATCGCACATGATCCAGATGTTGTCGTGAATACGGTGCGTGCGTACAAATTAAACACgaatgaatattttaatatacaaaTTCGAGAGCGAGGCGATGATAAGATACCTTTTTTAGTCATACAAAAATCTCTGGACCGAGAAAAACATGCTGAGCACAGACTTGTTCTCACTGCAGTTGACGGTGGAAATCCACCAAGATCTGGAAGTCTTAATGTCACCGTTATCGTGCTTGACTCTAATGATAATGCTCCACAATTTATGCAAGAAGTATATTCCATAACTTTAtctgaaaatgtcaaattgggCACAAGCGTTATCAAGGTGGAAGCAACTGACCAGGACGAAGGATTAAACGGGGAAGTTGAATATTATTTTCGTGGAGAACTTGCCTCTGAAATCTATGAAATGTTCAGTTTGGATAAAAACACGGGTGAAATAAAAGTGAAAGGTCAAATTGATTTTGAGAAGGTTGACGTTTACAAATTAGACGTCCATGCTACAGACAAAGGACAACCTCCTTTGACAACCGATTGCAGGGTGATCATTAAAATCGTTGACGAAAACGACAACCGGCCCGAAATCGAGGTGACAACTTTGTCAAAAACCGTAGCGGAAGATTCCAAACCTGGGACTGTCGTTTCTCTTATAAGCATCACAGACAAAGACGTCGGACTGAACGGCAAAGTCATATGCAGTCTTTCACAAAATGTTCCATTCGAACTAAAACCTTCCTTTCAGGATAACATGTACTCGTTGGTTCTGAAAGACAGACTGGATCGAGAATTCGTGTCGGATTATGACATCACAATCACAGCGACAGACTGCGGTCAACCTCCTCTGTCCACTTTTCAAATTCTGCACGTGGACGTGTCAGACGTTAACGATAATATTCCAACATTCTCGCACGATCCAATCCAACTTTATTTGCCGGAAAATAACGTGCCAGGGAACTCCATCTTTTCCGTCACCGCATTCGATAAAGACCTGAATGAAAATGCAGCGCTGACGTATCACATTAAGAGAGGACAAGGAAGTCAAGTGgacatgtcaacatttttaagCATCAACCCTGAGAACGGCGACATATCGGCGCTGAAGAGTTTTGACTTTGAGACGCTGAAAAGCTTCCAGTTCCAGGTGTCGGCCACCGACGGCGGAAGTCCTCCGCTGAGCGGCAACGTGACGGTGAAGGTGTTCATTCTGGATCAGAACGACAACGCTCCGGTCATCCTGTATCCGCTCAGCTCCAACGGTTCCGCCCGAGGCGCGGAGGAGATTCCCCGCAATGCCAAAGCGGGAGACTCGGTGACTAAAGTCCGAGCCTACGACGCCGATACGGGATATAACGGCTGGTTACTGTTTTCGCTGCGGCCGCTCGGTGAGCGCGCTCTCTTTTCATTGGACCGCTATACGGGCCAGATCAGAACACTTCGCCCTTTCACGGAGACGGACGAGGCCGAGCATCGACTGCTCGTACTGGTCAAAGACAACGGCGACGTTTCGCTCTCGGCGACGGCTACCGTGACCGTCAAACTGGCGGAGCCCAAAGAGGCTTTCGCGGCTTCCGACCACGCGGGAAACGCGGCCGAAGCGGACGAGCGCGAGGACCGGGTGACTTTTTATCTGGCGCTGACTTTGGGCTCGGTCTCGCTGCTTTTGGTCATCAGCGTGGTGGTGCTGATCGCCATGCGCTGCTCCAAATCCGCAGAGTACACTTCCAAATATCTACAAGACGCTCATTATGACGGCACGCTGTGTCACAGCATCCAGTACAGATCGGGAGACAAACGCTACATGTTAGTTGGACCCAGGATGAGTGTTGCTTCCACCGTCGCCCCGGGCAGCCACGCCAACACGCTGGTTCTGCCCGACGCCAGACGCGCGGCCGCAGGGGAg
- the LOC133484589 gene encoding protocadherin alpha-8-like isoform X20, which translates to MGAAGQRRGLCLCVILVCLEQVAAQIKYSIAEEVKVGTVVGNVARDLGLDVGSLAERRFRIVSGSEGAQFEVNANNGVLFVRKSVDREELCEGVSPCLVRLKLVAENPMEIHHVGVEILDINDNSPTFQEKEKIFEISESITAGKRFQLPIAHDPDVVVNTVRAYKLNTHEYFNIQIRERGDDKIPFLVIQKSLDREKQAEHRLVLTAVDGGNPPRSGSLNVTVIVLDSNDNAPQFMQEVYSVTLSENVKIGTSVIKVEATDQDEGLNGEVEYYFGGELDSEMYEMFSLDKNTGDIRVKGQIDFEKVDVYKLDVHATDKGQPPLTTDCRVIIKIVDENDNQPEIDVTSLSKTVAEDSKPGTVVSLISITDKDVGLNGKVICSLSQNVPFELKPSFQDNMYSLVLKDRLDRELVSDYDITITATDCGQPPLSTFQILHVDVSDVNDNIPTFSHDPIQLYLPENNVPGNSIFSVTAFDKDLNENAALTYHIKRGQGSQVDMSTFLSINPENGDISALKSFDFEALKSFQFQVSATDGGSPPLSGNVTVKVFILDRNDNAPVILYPLSSNGSAQGAEEIPRNAKAGDSVTKVRAYDADTGYNGWLLFSLRPLGERALFSLDRYTGQIRTLRPFTETDEAEHRLLVLVKDNGDVSLSATATLTVKLAEPKEAFAASDHAGSAAVEDESEYRVTFYLALTLGSVSLLLVIAVVVLIAMRCSKSAEYTSKYLQDAHYDGTLCHSIQYRSGDKRYMLVGPRMSVASTVAPGSHANTLVLPDARHAAAGEPKFPNSDWRYSASLRAGGVMQSPYGGVLGDAGSPGRSGSELAHGIKRC; encoded by the coding sequence ATGGGAGCAGCAGGACAAAGGCGAGGACTCTGTCTCTGCGTCATATTGGTTTGTTTGGAGCAGGTTGCAGCACAGATCAAATATTCCATCGCGGAGGAAGTCAAAGTGGGAACCGTGGTGGGAAACGTGGCCAGGGATCTGGGACTGGACGTGGGCTCGTTGGCGGAGAGACGTTTTCGCATTGTTTCAGGCTCAGAGGGGGCTCAGTTTGAGGTAAATGCAAACAATGGCGTTCTCTTTGTGCGGAAAAGCGTCGACCGAGAGGAGCTCTGTGAGGGCGTCTCGCCGTGTTTAGTGAGGCTGAAATTAGTCGCAGAGAATCCCATGGAAATACATCACGTGGGCGTAGAAATTTTAGATATTAATGACAATTCGCCCACTTTTCAAGAGAAAGAGAAGATTTTTGAAATATCTGAATCCATAACTGCTGGAAAACGCTTCCAATTACCAATCGCACATGATCCAGATGTTGTCGTGAATACTGTGCGTGCATACAAATTAAACACTcatgaatattttaatatacaaaTTCGAGAGCGAGGCGATGATAAGATACCTTTTTTAGTCATACAAAAATCTCTAGACCGAGAAAAACAGGCTGAGCACAGACTTGTTCTCACTGCAGTTGACGGTGGAAATCCACCAAGATCTGGAAGTCTTAATGTCACCGTTATCGTGCTTGACTCTAATGATAATGCTCCACAATTTATGCAAGAAGTATATTCCGTAACTTTatctgaaaatgtgaaaataggAACAAGCGTAATCAAGGTGGAAGCAACTGACCAGGACGAAGGATTAAACGGGGAAGTTGAATATTATTTTGGTGGAGAACTTGACTCTGAAATGTATGAAATGTTTAGTTTGGATAAAAACACGGGTGACATAAGAGTGAAAGGTCAAATTGATTTTGAGAAGGTTGACGTTTACAAATTAGACGTCCATGCTACAGACAAAGGACAACCTCCTTTGACAACCGATTGCAGGGTGATCATTAAAATCGTTGACGAAAACGACAACCAGCCCGAAATCGACGTGACATCTTTGTCAAAAACCGTAGCGGAAGATTCCAAACCTGGGACTGTCGTTTCTCTAATAAGCATCACAGACAAAGACGTCGGACTGAACGGCAAAGTCATATGTAGTCTTTCACAAAATGTCCCATTCGAACTAAAACCTTCCTTTCAGGATAACATGTACTCGTTGGTTCTGAAAGACAGACTGGATCGAGAATTAGTGTCGGATTATGACATCACAATCACAGCGACAGACTGCGGTCAACCTCCTCTGTCCACTTTTCAAATTCTGCACGTGGACGTGTCAGACGTTAACGATAATATTCCAACATTCTCGCACGACCCAATCCAACTTTATTTGCCGGAAAATAACGTGCCGGGGAACTCCATTTTTTCCGTCACCGCATTCGATAAAGACCTGAATGAAAACGCAGCGCTGACGTATCACATTAAGAGAGGACAAGGAAGTCAAGTGgacatgtcaacatttttaagCATCAACCCTGAGAACGGCGACATATCGGCGCTGAAGAGTTTTGACTTTGAGGCGCTGAAAAGCTTCCAGTTCCAGGTGTCGGCCACCGACGGCGGAAGTCCTCCGCTGAGCGGCAACGTGACGGTGAAGGTGTTCATTCTGGATCGGAACGACAACGCTCCGGTCATCCTGTATCCGCTCAGCTCCAACGGTTCTGCACAAGGTGCGGAGGAGATTCCCCGCAATGCCAAAGCGGGAGACTCGGTGACTAAAGTCCGAGCCTACGACGCCGATACGGGATATAACGGCTGGTTACTGTTTTCGCTGCGGCCGCTCGGCGAGCGCGCTCTCTTTTCTTTGGACCGCTATACGGGCCAGATCAGAACACTGCGCCCGTTCACGGAGACGGACGAGGCCGAGCATCGACTGCTCGTACTGGTCAAAGACAACGGCGACGTTTCGCTCTCGGCGACGGCTACCCTGACCGTCAAACTGGCGGAGCCCAAAGAGGCTTTCGCGGCTTCCGACCACGCGGGAAGCGCGGCCGTGGAGGATGAGAGCGAGTACCGGGTGACTTTTTATCTGGCGCTGACTTTGGGCTCGGTTTCTCTGCTTTTGGTCATCGCCGTGGTGGTGCTGATCGCCATGCGCTGCTCCAAATCCGCAGAGTACACTTCCAAATATCTACAAGACGCTCATTATGACGGCACGCTGTGTCACAGCATCCAGTACAGATCGGGAGACAAACGCTACATGTTAGTTGGACCCAGAATGAGTGTTGCTTCCACCGTCGCCCCGGGCAGCCACGCCAACACGCTGGTTCTGCCCGATGCCAGACACGCGGCCGCAGGGGAG